A DNA window from Syngnathus typhle isolate RoL2023-S1 ecotype Sweden linkage group LG2, RoL_Styp_1.0, whole genome shotgun sequence contains the following coding sequences:
- the klf15 gene encoding Krueppel-like factor 15: MVDHLSLGEETFLYCTGLSARDHSSLCCDASEELSRGVMVTDACIYNPYQGVSSSPGLSEDDLSNSSSSRSSLCSSPESSSPKSHAHVSSGYESRSSSEGESQDSLLDLLLSQEMTNSVSSNISNSSLLSSPPSSSSTAPFLPMGLAWESKRDQRLGLLQHQAKEDNCEFPIFLDELQDPAALLFQPTLEEIEEFLEENMVIAMEKEDEGSDDAMSPTPEFSEAERAKTTAREVLQNSDQTVPVARSPLSSHRETKQTLHAPSMDHSSTVDVSCISSSFTCNEVDGLKQEDCGSPSASGENTSAASGVPVILQIQPIQIKQEPQPCTVSDAQMQEANVQKSQPAQGPSDIKIAQLLVNIQGQTFALVPQLLSPANIALVNKNSPKFVRIAPVPIAAKPTGLGEGGLGGGSTTGILAGGQRYQKSAVADLIKMHKCSFPGCNKMYTKSSHLKAHLRRHTGEKPFACTWPGCGWRFSRSDELSRHRRSHSGVKPYQCIVCEKKFARSDHLSKHLKVHRFPRSNRTGRSAN, encoded by the exons ATGGTGGATCACTTGTCACTTGGTGAGGAGACCTTCCTGTACTGTACTGGCTTATCGGCGCGTGACCACAGCAGCCTCTGTTGCGATGCCAGCGAGGAACTGTCCCGGGGTGTCATGGTGACCGACGCGTGCATATACAACCCCTACCAAGGGGTGTCCTCTTCACCGGGGCTGTCCGAGGATGACCTTAGCAACTCCTCAAGCTCTCGATCTTCGCTCTGCTCCAGCCCGGAGTCTTCGTCGCCCAAATCCCACGCTCATGTGAGCTCCGGCTATGAAAGCAGGAGCTCTTCTGAAGGTGAGAGTCAAGACAGTCTGCTGGACCTCCTCCTCTCACAGGAAATGACCAATTCAGTAAGCTCCAACATCAGCAACAGCAGCTTGCTCTCCTCACCACCGTCATCATCTTCCACTGCCCCATTTTTACCCATGGGCCTCGCTTGGGAGTCAAAGAGGGACCAGCGGCTGGGTCTCCTCCAGCACCAAGCCAAAGAGGACAATTGTGAGTTCCCCATTTTCCTGGATGAGCTGCAGGATCCTGCTGCGCTCCTCTTCCAGCCCACTCTGGAAGAGATTGAGGAATTCTTGGAAGAGAACATGGTGATAGCGATGGAGAAGGAAGACGAGGGGAGCGACGATGCAATGTCGCCGACGCCAGAGTTCTCGGAGGCCGAAAGGGCAAAGACAACAGCCAGAGAGGTCTTGCAGAACTCAGATCAGACTGTACCCGTGGCTCGTTCTCCGCTGTCCTCCCACAGAGAGACCAAACAGACACTACATGCACCTAGCATGGACCATTCATCAACAGTCGATGTGAGCTGTATTAGTTCGAGTTTCACCTGCAATGAAGTCGATGGACTCAAACAGGAAGACTGTGGATCTCCATCAGCCTCAGGGGAAAACACCAGTGCTGCTTCCGGTGTGCCCGTCATCTTACAAATCCAGCCCATCCAGATCAAACAAGAGCCTCAGCCTTGCACTGTCTCAGACGCTCAAATGCAAGAAGCTAACGTGCAGAAGTCTCAACCAGCGCAAGGTCCATCGGATATCAAGATCGCCCAGCTCCTGGTCAACATCCAGGGCCAAACCTTCGCCTTGGTGCCTCAGCTGCTTTCCCCAGCGAACATTGCACTTGTGAATAAAAATTCCCCCAAATTTGTACGGATCGCACCAGTGCCCATTGCTGCCAAACCCACTGGGCTTGGGGAAGGCGGCTTAGGTGGTGGATCAACCACAGGGATCCTCGCTGGAGGTCAGAGAtaccagaagagtgcagtggcAGACCTTATCAAAATGCACAAGTGCTCTTTTCCGGGCTGTAATAAGATGTACACCAAAAGCAGCCACCTTAAAGCTCATCTGAGGAGGcacactggagaaaaacctttCGCCTGCACATGGCCTGGTTGTGGATGGAG GTTCTCCCGATCCGATGAGCTGTCCAGACACCGGCGGTCCCACTCCGGAGTCAAACCATACCAGTGCATCGTCTGTGAGAAGAAGTTTGCCCGCAGCGATCATCTGTCAAAACACCTCAAAGTCCACCGCTTTCCACGAAGCAACAGGACAGGGCGCTCTGCAAACTGA